A single region of the Arthrobacter sp. zg-Y20 genome encodes:
- a CDS encoding TetR/AcrR family transcriptional regulator, with amino-acid sequence MDAAKDDATNEKVRMTGRSLAKASRRAAMLDAAAALFAERGYNGVSIEELGAAAGVSGPAVYRHFSGKPAVLSALLVGVSQDLLEGGKAVVAESATPEIALRGLVEFQVDFALRQADVIRVQDRDLGSLPEDDERRVRSLQRQYVGVWVDALSALHPGSDLPLLRHRAQGVFGLINSTSHSMHGRTSARETARLRSLLDRMAWAALNAE; translated from the coding sequence ATGGACGCAGCTAAAGACGATGCAACCAACGAGAAGGTCCGGATGACGGGGCGCAGCCTCGCCAAAGCGTCGCGCCGGGCCGCGATGCTCGACGCCGCCGCGGCCCTGTTTGCCGAGCGCGGCTACAACGGGGTCTCCATTGAAGAACTCGGTGCGGCCGCCGGCGTCAGCGGCCCCGCGGTATACCGGCACTTCAGCGGCAAACCGGCCGTGCTCTCCGCCCTGCTGGTGGGAGTCAGCCAGGACCTGCTGGAGGGCGGCAAAGCAGTGGTGGCCGAATCAGCCACGCCCGAAATTGCCCTGCGCGGCCTGGTGGAATTCCAGGTGGACTTCGCCCTGCGGCAGGCAGACGTGATCCGGGTCCAGGACCGGGATCTGGGCAGCCTTCCCGAAGACGACGAACGCCGGGTCCGGTCCCTGCAGCGCCAGTACGTGGGGGTATGGGTGGACGCACTGTCCGCCCTGCATCCCGGCTCCGACCTGCCGCTGCTGCGGCACCGGGCGCAGGGCGTTTTCGGCCTGATCAACTCAACGTCGCACTCGATGCACGGGCGCACCAGCGCCCGGGAGACCGCACGGCTGCGCTCCCTGCTCGATAGAATGGCGTGGGCGGCCCTGAACGCCGAGTAG